In Dethiobacter alkaliphilus AHT 1, a single window of DNA contains:
- a CDS encoding type II toxin-antitoxin system VapC family toxin: MSWYFLDTSALFKRYINEPGSEGLNLLFGSDNVLTISSLTICEITANLRRLVDVDYIISEDEFIRLKEIFLGEIGAQLYDIIPFDKDILFSSLDICAQQFITPVDSIQLASALTMENPPTFVCCDKKLLHLAQHYGLQTLNPMDTAAEDLDA; encoded by the coding sequence ATGTCCTGGTATTTTTTAGACACCAGCGCCCTTTTTAAGCGCTATATTAACGAACCAGGTAGTGAAGGTCTAAACCTGCTTTTCGGTAGTGATAATGTCCTTACAATTTCATCCCTGACAATCTGTGAAATAACTGCAAATTTACGAAGGCTCGTTGACGTGGATTACATTATTTCAGAAGATGAGTTTATAAGGTTAAAAGAAATATTCCTTGGTGAAATCGGCGCACAATTATACGATATTATACCGTTTGATAAAGATATCCTCTTCTCCTCTTTAGACATATGTGCTCAGCAGTTTATCACCCCGGTTGACTCAATCCAACTGGCTTCCGCCTTAACCATGGAAAATCCCCCAACCTTTGTCTGCTGTGATAAAAAATTATTACACCTGGCTCAGCACTATGGACTCCAAACACTAAATCCCATGGATACCGCTGCTGAGGACTTGGACGCGTAA
- a CDS encoding AbrB/MazE/SpoVT family DNA-binding domain-containing protein has product MNKVKITSKGQITLPKQHRDQLMLREGDYLNVYIDNDSIVLKPESNKSEKEAIYEYCRKHGSKNTDLAEARRILAKVPYSLSEQVRKLREEE; this is encoded by the coding sequence GTGAATAAGGTTAAAATCACTTCCAAAGGACAAATCACACTCCCGAAACAGCATCGGGACCAACTTATGCTTCGTGAAGGAGACTACCTTAATGTATATATTGATAATGATAGTATTGTTCTAAAACCTGAATCTAATAAAAGTGAAAAGGAAGCAATTTATGAGTACTGCCGAAAGCACGGCAGCAAGAATACTGATTTAGCTGAGGCCAGGCGCATTCTTGCCAAAGTGCCTTATTCACTGTCCGAACAGGTTCGTAAACTTCGGGAGGAAGAATAA